In the genome of Muntiacus reevesi chromosome 5, mMunRee1.1, whole genome shotgun sequence, one region contains:
- the PTPRCAP gene encoding protein tyrosine phosphatase receptor type C-associated protein, whose translation MWEGRAGCSGQEAEVPMNPSCRRCSHFALDTARAGGGNPALRGDSLMDLPCALGLWTLLALPGALGSGGSATNSKSSVTVVLLLLLLLLLVAGLALAWRRLSRDSGGYYHPARLGAALWGRTRRLLWASPPGRWLRAELGSPDEDPEQQEDEPDVEDDYDLVSGQDEPGSQEEDRRGEGPSPPQAPESAGAARDDDVEGGLGLGCQGPAGSGGSAEALLSDLHAFAGSAAWDDSSRAAGGQGLHVTAL comes from the exons ATGTGGGAGGGCCGGGCAGGGTGTTCTGGGCAGGAAGCGGAAGTGCCGATGAACCCCAGCTGCCGTCGCTGCTCTCATTTCGCACTCGACACAGCCAGAGCTGGAGGTGGGAACCCAGCGCTGAGAGGCGACAGCCTGATG GATCTGCCCTGCGCTCTAGGGCTCTGGACGCTGCTGGCCCTGCCCGGGGCCCTGGGCTCGGGCGGCAGTGCCACGAACTCCAAATCCTCAGTCACCgttgtcctgctgctgctgctgctcctgctgctggttGCTGGCCTGGCACTGGCCTGGCGCCGCCTTAGCCGGGACTCGGGGGGCTACTACCACCCGGCCCGCCTGGGTGCTGCGCTCTGGGGCCGCACTCGCCGCCTGCTCTGGGCCAGCCCGCCAGGCCGCTGGCTCCGGGCCGAGCTGGGCTCACCAGATGAGGACCCAGAGCAGCAGGAGGACGAGCCAGATGTGGAAGACGACTACGATCTGGTCAGTGGCCAAGATGAGCCCGGATCCCAGGAAGAGGACCGGCGGGGAGAGGGGCCCAGCCCGCCGCAGGCCCCCGAGTCGGCTGGGGCAGCGCGCGACGATGACGTGGAGGGTGGCCTGGGTCTTGGTTGCCAGGGGCCAGCGGGCTCGGGGGGCAGCGCCGAGGCCCTGCTGAGTGACCTGCACGCCTTCGCTGGGAGCGCAGCCTGGGACGACAGCTCCCGGGCAGCCGGCGGCCAGGGCCTCCATGTTACCGCGCTGTAG